In one Desulfobaculum bizertense DSM 18034 genomic region, the following are encoded:
- a CDS encoding phosphoglycerate kinase, with translation MSALPAMESLDVTGKTVLLRLDINSPIEKETRRIKNTNRISKSIPTLNALFEKGARIAIIAHQGDTEDYQNLIPLREHAELLTKMTGHPVRYIDDVAGPAAQDAIRSLKDGEAVILGNLRYLAEEVSVFEKVVPLEPKDMKDVFLVRNLAPLCDCYINDAFAAAHRKSPSMVAFQELLPSAAGPLFCNEVAALDKVMSHPERPSVFVLGGARIGDAFGMMEQVLSTNKADTILTCGVTGNVFLLASGINIGGPSRDFLEKRGLLQYVDQAAQYLRDYPGKIAVPSDLAYSSNGQRAEAPVSQLPEDQAFLDIGSKTIEQYCERILSAGTIFVNGPAGVYEELLFRNGTEQLFHAIADSKGYSVIGGGDSVTAAQSLIDIKKIDYVCTAGGAMVRYLSGKKLPLIIAMQNAHA, from the coding sequence ATGTCTGCTCTTCCTGCAATGGAATCCCTTGATGTCACAGGAAAAACGGTTCTCCTAAGGCTCGACATTAACTCACCTATCGAGAAAGAAACCCGTCGCATCAAGAATACCAACCGGATTTCAAAGAGTATTCCTACTCTTAACGCCCTGTTTGAAAAAGGTGCGCGCATCGCCATCATTGCGCATCAGGGAGACACCGAGGACTATCAGAACCTCATCCCCCTGCGCGAACATGCCGAGCTGCTCACAAAAATGACAGGGCATCCGGTTCGCTACATCGACGACGTGGCCGGTCCCGCAGCACAGGACGCTATCCGCTCCCTTAAAGATGGCGAAGCCGTCATCCTTGGGAACCTGCGGTACCTCGCCGAAGAAGTCTCGGTCTTTGAAAAAGTCGTTCCCCTTGAGCCAAAGGACATGAAAGACGTCTTCCTCGTTCGGAATCTTGCACCTCTCTGTGACTGCTACATCAACGATGCCTTTGCAGCCGCACATCGCAAGTCCCCCTCGATGGTCGCCTTTCAGGAACTTCTGCCCTCCGCCGCTGGCCCGCTCTTCTGCAACGAAGTCGCCGCCCTCGACAAGGTCATGAGCCACCCGGAACGCCCCTCCGTCTTTGTCCTTGGTGGTGCCCGCATCGGCGACGCCTTCGGCATGATGGAACAGGTTCTGAGCACAAACAAAGCCGATACAATCCTCACCTGTGGCGTGACTGGAAATGTCTTCCTCCTCGCCAGTGGAATCAACATCGGCGGACCCTCTCGGGACTTTCTCGAAAAAAGAGGACTCCTCCAGTATGTCGACCAGGCCGCACAGTATCTTCGGGATTATCCTGGGAAAATCGCCGTTCCCTCGGACCTCGCATACAGCAGCAACGGCCAGAGAGCCGAAGCGCCCGTATCTCAGCTCCCAGAAGATCAGGCCTTTCTCGACATCGGCTCGAAAACCATTGAACAGTATTGTGAACGCATCCTCTCCGCTGGCACCATCTTCGTCAATGGACCCGCCGGTGTCTATGAGGAACTCCTCTTTAGAAACGGTACCGAACAGCTCTTTCACGCCATCGCTGACAGCAAAGGCTACAGCGTTATCGGCGGCGGCGACTCCGTCACAGCCGCTCAGAGTCTGATCGATATCAAAAAAATCGACTATGTCTGCACTGCGGGTGGAGCTATGGTTCGTTACCTCTCAGGTAAAAAGCTCCCCCTCATCATCGCAATGCAGAACGCTCACGCCTAG
- a CDS encoding type II glyceraldehyde-3-phosphate dehydrogenase, which translates to MAVKVGVAGYGVIGQRLADGVSLQKDMELVGVADVAPTLSIRALVERGMPYDLYCAVPGKEKDLEAAGVPVSGSFDDLLGKVDIMLDATTAGVGAMNRKLYEKAGVKAIFQGGEKNDVADVFFHGYANYDKGLGADFLKLTSCNTTGLIRTVDCLDRCVGVEKAAITIIRRVADPGDYHRGLTNALKMDKAPNHQAVDLMTIMPHINATGLLVHTPVTHGHIITLVVTPKKDISVEEAIAQFKKHPRIRVVTTDEGFTGNASFFRYARDLGNNRSDMYEIGLWADTVVKSGRDIMFAINIPQESVTIPETMDGIRAACGMQKDGNDGVAKTNEYLGLGKWMTPQYMED; encoded by the coding sequence ATGGCAGTTAAAGTTGGTGTCGCAGGTTATGGTGTTATTGGTCAGCGTCTCGCTGATGGCGTCTCCCTTCAGAAAGATATGGAACTCGTCGGCGTCGCAGACGTCGCTCCAACTCTCTCCATCCGCGCCCTCGTCGAACGCGGCATGCCCTATGACCTCTACTGTGCTGTCCCAGGAAAAGAAAAAGACCTGGAAGCCGCTGGCGTCCCCGTTTCTGGCTCCTTTGACGATCTGCTCGGAAAAGTCGACATCATGCTCGATGCGACCACTGCTGGCGTCGGCGCTATGAATCGCAAACTCTACGAAAAGGCCGGAGTAAAAGCTATTTTCCAGGGCGGTGAGAAAAACGACGTCGCCGACGTCTTCTTCCACGGCTATGCAAACTATGACAAAGGCCTTGGCGCTGACTTCCTCAAACTGACCTCCTGCAACACCACAGGCCTCATCCGCACCGTGGACTGCCTCGACCGTTGTGTTGGCGTCGAAAAAGCCGCCATCACCATCATTCGTCGCGTTGCTGATCCGGGCGACTATCATCGCGGTCTCACCAATGCTCTCAAAATGGACAAGGCTCCCAACCATCAGGCTGTGGACCTCATGACCATTATGCCCCACATCAATGCGACAGGCCTCCTCGTTCACACCCCTGTCACTCATGGCCACATCATTACCCTCGTTGTGACCCCCAAAAAAGACATCTCTGTCGAAGAAGCTATCGCACAGTTCAAGAAGCACCCCAGAATCCGCGTCGTCACCACCGACGAAGGTTTCACAGGCAATGCCTCCTTCTTCCGCTATGCACGCGACCTCGGCAACAACCGCAGCGATATGTACGAAATCGGCCTCTGGGCTGACACCGTCGTCAAATCCGGCCGCGACATCATGTTTGCTATCAACATCCCTCAGGAATCCGTCACCATTCCTGAAACAATGGACGGCATCCGCGCTGCCTGTGGCATGCAGAAAGACGGGAACGACGGCGTTGCCAAGACCAACGAATACCTCGGCCTCGGCAAGTGGATGACGCCCCAGTACATGGAGGACTAG